In the genome of Hevea brasiliensis isolate MT/VB/25A 57/8 chromosome 14, ASM3005281v1, whole genome shotgun sequence, the window TATTCTTTTCCATTTTTTCAGcaaaaatgcataaaaaaaaaataatgggtTCGGTCGGGTTTGGGTAGTATGTGGGTATTAGTTATCGTATTCGGGGCGGGTTCAGGTAATATAAGATATATTTTATTCGGGTTTGAGATAAGTTTGGAAAGCACATATATGATATGGGTTCTGGTTCAGATACCTTAAAATTCGTGGGTACCCTACCCGTTGACATTTGTACCATTCCCATACATCTTCCATACCCAACAATACCCAATTCTGCAACCCTTAGGTAATATTAGGGTTCATTTggataaaagaaatttaaaaatttgatattttattGATGTTTTTATGGTTTTTAACTTTAAACAGAAATGCCAATACTCCATTCTAAATGCACATCTATATAAATCAATCTCCATTCTAAATGCACATCTATCCGAATCAATCTAGACCCTTAAATAATTCTACATAGGACTATACATTCTTGTGCGACTTTATATGCAGAATAGAGTTGTTCATTGTTCTACATCGCGTAGATGTTAACCATACTTTATTTCTTGGGTCCTAGTCCACAGGCATTCAACCTAGCCATGGAAGTTCTACTTTCAACAATTGGAAAAATTGGACAGTGCTTTGTTGAGCCAATTGGGCATCAATGTGGCTACTGTATTCACTACCACAGTAACATTGAAAAACTCGAGGAGCATGTTGAAAAACTAGAGGCAACACGAAAAGATGTAGAGGCATCCATAACTACAGCAGAAAGAAATGGTGAGGTTATCAAAAAAGAGGTTGAGAACTGGACATCAAGGGCTGATGGGGCCATATCGGAGGCTACAAAATTTCTACAAGGTGTTAAGGAAGTGAGGTTTCTTGATTGGATTTCTCGTTATCGGCTGGGAAGGAAAGTTGCAAAGAAAACAATAGCTATGGAGGAGCTTAAAAAAGATGGTAAGTTTGATCGAGTTGCCAGCCATGCACCTCCTCCAGGGGTGCTTTCCATGCCATCTCAAGATTTTGTGATTTTTTAAAGCACGAAAGAATATATACGGAAGATCATGGAGGCATTGAAGGATGAAGGAACCAGTTTTATTGGGATACAAGGAATGGGAGGAATCGGTAAAACCACTCTGGTGAAAGAAATTGCCAAAGAGGTTGAACAAGTTAAGCTTTTTGATGCTGTTGTAATGGCTGTGGTGTCACAGACTATTTCAGTAAGAAGGATTCAGGAGCAGATAGCAGAAATGTTGGGTTTGGATTTCAAGCAGACAAGTAGCGAACAAGGAAGAGCAAGGATGTTGCATACTAGACTAAAGAAAGAGAATAAGACCCTCATTATCTTGGATGATATTTGGGCCAAACTTGACCTTGCATCCATAGGCATTCCATTTGGTAATGACCATATAGGTTGTAAAATTATGATCACGACACGACGTAGACAAGTGTGCAATGCGATGGCCTCAAGAATTGAGTCCATAAAGATCGTCCGGTTTCATGTTCTATCAGAGCAAGAATCCTGGAGCTTGCTTAAGAGGAATGTCGGCGATGTAATTGAGTCTCCCACAATGAATTCAGTGGCAAAGGAGATTTGCAAAGAATGTAGAGGCTTGCCCATAGCGATTCTAACAGTTGGGAGGGCAATGAGAGGCAAAGACTTGGAACAATGGAAAGAGGCAGCTCTAGAACTTAAGCAAGCTCGACCTGCGAACATTGAAGGTGTGGATGATGAAGTATATAAGTGCCTTAGATTAAGCTATGATTACCTGAGGGATAAGGAAGCCAAGTTTATGTTCCTGTTTTGCTGTTTATTTCCTGAGGATTTCGACATTCCTGTGGAGGATTTAGTAAGATATGGGATTGGTCTGGGAATATTTGAAGATGTGAGAATACAGGAAGCAAGAAATAGAGCTCGTTCTATTGTCAACAATCTCAAAGAATCATGTTTACTTTTAACAAGCAAATGGGACGGCTATGTCAAGATGCATGATGTTGTTCGTGATGTGGCCAAATCAATAACATCTGATGTGTATTTTGCGAAAGCTGATGGTGAAAAGCTTGAGGAGTGGCCgaatattgaaaatttaaaacGTTACGCTGCCATCTCAATTATGCAAAGTCAAATTCCAGAATATCCTGCTTCTTGGGATTGTCCAAACCTACAAACATTGTTGTTAAGAGAAAACTGCAATTCGCAATTGGCTATGCTAGGAGGAGTCCTCAAAGGGATGAAAACCCTTAAAGTTGTTGATCAGAGAAGCAATTTACCTTTTCCTTTTGAAGAATCAATTCCCCACATCTCACTTGGTCATCTCACAAATCTCCGGACATTGATTCTCCAATATGGTAGAGTGGGTGATACCAGTTCCCTTGAAGAACTAAAGTTGCTAGAAATTCTTAGCTTCAGAGGAAGTATATTTACTGAGCCAGTGAGTGCAATGAGAAAGTTAACTAGTCTAAAGTTGCTGGATTTGGAACATTGTTACCATCTTCCACACATGGATTCTATATTCCCTCACAATGTCATATCCAGTTTACCCCAGTTGCAAGAGTTGTACATGTGGTCTTCACAATTAGAAAGGTTTGGTAACTTTGAAAGTTTTGACATAACTGAGTTGAAATCTCTGCCTCGCTTAACTGCCTTCACAATTGTTATAAAGAATTTTGAACACATACCTGAAGGCTTCTCTTTCCCTGATTTGGAGGTTTTCAAAATATCCATAGGATATGGACGTGTTTTCCCTGATCGTATGGAGAAAATAGCTAGATTTTTATCtagaaaaaattgtttgaatcttAAAGGTTTAATCAAAGATCCAACAATGTGGGTTACCAGGTATGGTTGCATCAAGCCATTACTGCCGAGAACAAATGATCTCTCTCTATCTAAACTCAAAGGGTTAAGAAATATCTTTCCCCTACTATTCTCAGAGAGAGATCTAAGAGATAGTTTAGCTGTCTTGAGATCTCTGTATATCAGCTACTGCTCCAAGCTCGAGTACTTGATCAATGCTGAAGAATGGGAGATTCTACCCACAACACAGCAGCAGCAGGGAACTTGTTTGGTGGACCTGGAA includes:
- the LOC110633323 gene encoding disease resistance protein At4g27190, producing the protein MEALKDEGTSFIGIQGMGGIGKTTLVKEIAKEVEQVKLFDAVVMAVVSQTISVRRIQEQIAEMLGLDFKQTSSEQGRARMLHTRLKKENKTLIILDDIWAKLDLASIGIPFGNDHIGCKIMITTRRRQVCNAMASRIESIKIVRFHVLSEQESWSLLKRNVGDVIESPTMNSVAKEICKECRGLPIAILTVGRAMRGKDLEQWKEAALELKQARPANIEGVDDEVYKCLRLSYDYLRDKEAKFMFLFCCLFPEDFDIPVEDLVRYGIGLGIFEDVRIQEARNRARSIVNNLKESCLLLTSKWDGYVKMHDVVRDVAKSITSDVYFAKADGEKLEEWPNIENLKRYAAISIMQSQIPEYPASWDCPNLQTLLLRENCNSQLAMLGGVLKGMKTLKVVDQRSNLPFPFEESIPHISLGHLTNLRTLILQYGRVGDTSSLEELKLLEILSFRGSIFTEPVSAMRKLTSLKLLDLEHCYHLPHMDSIFPHNVISSLPQLQELYMWSSQLERFGNFESFDITELKSLPRLTAFTIVIKNFEHIPEGFSFPDLEVFKISIGYGRVFPDRMEKIARFLSRKNCLNLKGLIKDPTMWVTRYGCIKPLLPRTNDLSLSKLKGLRNIFPLLFSERDLRDSLAVLRSLYISYCSKLEYLINAEEWEILPTTQQQQGTCLVDLETLSLSYLKALKGLCKGELPYEMSLSMMKLKKLRFNGCPKLSNVFGSLNPQLQLKELEVLQVECCNALEYIFEKKEDVPPRLWELELKDLGGLKHIYKCSTELLDLGNLEFLYINCCNKLKAILPASAAQRLGKLKKLYLEDCDQLEVVLAKRQEVDDNCENLVFSQLRVLSLNCLPNLEGFCTDYTLTFKWPSLEKVKVVRCPKMQMFAAVVDSEGDLSTPKLEMIEVDGVNIKLDGTDINRVMQVMQANYRGEGIAGPSN